A window of Pseudooceanicola aestuarii contains these coding sequences:
- a CDS encoding argonaute/piwi family protein, giving the protein MSDFKTKIFPEPELEFGDQHHHPDPRLGLLQAGPLQTNLGDTIKVGVVGSALTVEKSGEFLNAIEDGFEGKTEKHPNLHPDFPGLRNQNPYRCRFEMVAAEDGVLTKGQIEKIAKEPSDARAVEMAVDAVMAQLEKLEGHHERPDVVMVSLPVKLIERVWRNERARDDEVIEDEAADAKAGRETSPNFRGLLKARAMDLRFSIQIVWEDVINPDAKIPRKIKENSDRQTQDRADLAWNLMTTLYYKGSGKVPWRRLPEEGEFTACYIGISFFKDAETDEIWTSAAQMFDERGRGFILRGGPAQSESRGRHPFLTIDEAHKLTESALAAYKSVHRTMPARVIVMKTSRFREDEAEGVGKALDEAGVELRDLVWIHESYSVKVLRDGDFPVLRGTFVELDGNGLLYTNGSIPYYGTYPGLYVPNPLLLCPHPQSESTIEQIAKEVFSLTKVNWNSTQMNQRLPIPIRAARKVGDVLKYVPSGQKVSSDYRKYI; this is encoded by the coding sequence ATGAGCGACTTCAAGACAAAGATCTTCCCGGAGCCTGAACTGGAATTTGGTGACCAACACCATCATCCTGATCCACGATTGGGGTTGCTACAGGCGGGCCCGTTGCAAACGAACCTGGGGGACACGATCAAAGTCGGCGTTGTTGGCAGCGCTCTGACCGTCGAAAAATCAGGCGAGTTTCTGAATGCGATCGAAGATGGGTTCGAGGGTAAGACCGAAAAGCACCCGAACCTGCACCCGGATTTCCCCGGGTTGAGAAACCAGAACCCCTATCGGTGCCGGTTTGAAATGGTGGCTGCCGAAGATGGAGTACTGACCAAAGGTCAGATCGAGAAGATTGCCAAGGAACCGAGCGATGCGCGTGCTGTGGAGATGGCCGTCGACGCAGTTATGGCGCAACTGGAAAAGCTGGAGGGGCATCATGAACGGCCGGACGTGGTCATGGTTTCTCTCCCTGTCAAGTTGATCGAACGGGTCTGGAGAAACGAGCGGGCGCGCGATGACGAAGTTATAGAGGACGAAGCGGCCGACGCGAAAGCTGGCAGAGAAACCTCTCCGAACTTCCGTGGCTTGCTCAAGGCCAGAGCGATGGACCTCAGATTCTCAATTCAGATTGTTTGGGAGGATGTCATCAACCCCGATGCCAAGATCCCTCGCAAAATCAAGGAGAACTCTGACCGCCAAACCCAAGACCGAGCTGACCTCGCATGGAACCTTATGACGACGCTCTACTATAAGGGCAGCGGCAAGGTGCCCTGGCGCAGATTGCCGGAAGAAGGCGAGTTCACCGCCTGTTACATTGGCATCAGCTTTTTCAAGGATGCCGAAACCGACGAGATATGGACCAGTGCTGCGCAAATGTTCGACGAGCGGGGCAGAGGGTTTATTCTTAGAGGCGGTCCTGCACAGTCAGAGTCGCGGGGTCGCCACCCGTTCCTCACTATCGATGAGGCTCACAAGCTTACCGAGAGCGCCTTGGCCGCCTACAAGTCGGTCCATAGAACGATGCCGGCACGCGTGATCGTCATGAAGACGTCGCGCTTTCGCGAGGACGAGGCCGAGGGTGTTGGCAAGGCGCTCGACGAGGCAGGTGTGGAACTGCGCGATCTCGTTTGGATTCATGAGAGCTATTCAGTCAAGGTGCTGCGCGACGGCGACTTCCCTGTCCTCCGCGGCACCTTCGTTGAACTGGACGGCAATGGGCTGCTCTATACCAACGGCAGCATTCCCTACTATGGGACCTATCCTGGCCTCTATGTCCCGAACCCCCTGTTGCTCTGTCCACACCCGCAAAGCGAGAGCACAATCGAACAGATTGCGAAGGAAGTTTTCAGCCTCACGAAGGTGAACTGGAACTCGACCCAGATGAACCAACGCTTGCCGATTCCGATCCGAGCAGCCCGTAAGGTTGGTGACGTATTGAAATACGTTCCCTCGGGGCAAAAGGTCAGCAGTGACTATCGGAAGTACATTTAG
- a CDS encoding ATPase, T2SS/T4P/T4SS family: MSLSYLETSLDRIEAAARDDVIEICINPDGSCWGEFQGDHFMRKLDQALTATEVKDLGNQIASSANTTMSKDRPIISVSITYKGRPIRAQVITPPAVLSAMSISLRFFSSLPLDGLALDFLFGKERKLEELRLEKTHELREVVAAGVIDDALAFCVANKLNMIVSGGTSTGKTVAARKILSHVPSEERIVTIEEAAELLPTQPNAVTLIANRDAEFQTADVLLTATLRMRPDRIILGEVRGKEAMTFLEAINTGHGGSMTTLHAETPQLAVQRLAIAALKTEIPMTYADMIQYIENSIDVIIQAGRHDGRRGITEFYLRGATEIGTSR, encoded by the coding sequence ATGTCGCTGAGCTATCTCGAAACCTCCCTCGACCGGATCGAAGCCGCCGCCCGCGACGATGTCATCGAGATCTGCATCAACCCCGACGGCTCCTGCTGGGGCGAATTCCAGGGCGATCATTTCATGCGAAAGCTGGACCAGGCGTTGACTGCAACCGAAGTGAAAGACCTCGGCAACCAGATCGCCTCCTCCGCCAACACCACGATGAGCAAGGACCGCCCCATCATCTCGGTCTCGATCACCTACAAGGGTCGCCCGATCCGAGCACAGGTCATTACCCCGCCCGCCGTGCTCTCGGCCATGTCGATCAGCCTGCGGTTCTTTTCAAGCCTGCCGCTTGACGGGCTTGCGCTTGATTTCCTCTTTGGCAAGGAACGCAAGCTTGAAGAACTCCGCCTCGAGAAAACCCACGAACTGCGCGAAGTGGTGGCCGCGGGCGTGATCGACGATGCGCTGGCCTTTTGCGTCGCCAACAAGCTTAACATGATCGTCTCTGGCGGCACCTCCACCGGCAAGACCGTGGCTGCGCGCAAGATCCTCTCGCACGTGCCATCCGAGGAACGCATCGTCACCATCGAGGAAGCCGCCGAGCTTCTGCCGACCCAGCCCAATGCCGTGACCCTCATCGCCAATCGCGATGCGGAGTTCCAGACCGCCGATGTGCTGCTCACCGCAACCTTGCGCATGCGCCCCGACCGGATCATCCTGGGCGAGGTGCGCGGCAAAGAGGCCATGACCTTCCTCGAGGCGATCAACACTGGCCATGGTGGGTCCATGACCACACTGCACGCCGAAACCCCGCAACTTGCCGTGCAGCGTCTGGCCATCGCCGCACTCAAGACCGAGATCCCGATGACCTATGCCGACATGATCCAGTACATCGAAAACTCCATCGATGTGATCATCCAGGCCGGTCGCCACGATGGCCGGCGCGGCATCACCGAATTTTACCTCCGCGGCGCAACTGAGATTGGAACTTCCCGATGA
- a CDS encoding type IV secretion system protein: protein MSVVTYFVETSQGYLDTAAETQFGSVAATVGTLLVLGTTLVVILVFLNMIYQYKAMDGRTAFWLAVKIGLIGIFATNWVQFNALSSAILAGIDSIAGALVASVGGGTPGPSGTFAEEFDRLIAELGDYLNAAGSELNWMAGAMLDIVGVLLLSILGGLAAFILVASRLMIALLIGIAPVMIFLTLFEVTKDYFARWLSALVSFALYPIVVAGVFATITGVSSALIGELGDPEGASNIGALIPFFMMVLMAKGFIIATPFIVRAISGNIMMPALSGGLGGGYSFARAAMGSQQAYNRYLIGGASGAEYAALRARQFFGVQQMPLRQGMGQTGQGSGTGSPGAGSQMLAQLARLGRLGRR, encoded by the coding sequence ATGAGCGTCGTCACCTATTTCGTTGAAACCTCCCAGGGCTATCTCGACACCGCCGCAGAAACCCAGTTCGGGTCGGTCGCGGCAACGGTCGGCACGCTTCTGGTGCTGGGAACAACGCTCGTGGTGATCCTCGTCTTCCTGAACATGATCTACCAGTACAAGGCGATGGACGGCCGAACAGCCTTCTGGCTCGCGGTCAAGATCGGGTTGATCGGAATATTCGCGACCAACTGGGTGCAGTTCAACGCCCTCTCCTCCGCCATCCTTGCCGGAATCGATAGCATTGCGGGGGCGCTCGTGGCTTCCGTCGGTGGTGGAACTCCCGGTCCCTCTGGAACTTTCGCCGAAGAATTCGACCGGCTGATCGCGGAACTAGGGGACTATCTCAACGCCGCCGGGTCCGAGTTAAATTGGATGGCAGGGGCCATGCTCGACATTGTCGGAGTGCTGTTACTCTCGATCCTCGGCGGGCTAGCCGCCTTCATTCTCGTGGCCTCGCGTTTGATGATCGCACTTCTGATCGGGATCGCTCCAGTCATGATATTCCTGACACTATTCGAGGTGACCAAAGACTACTTCGCGCGGTGGCTGTCGGCGCTGGTTTCCTTCGCGCTCTACCCCATCGTCGTGGCCGGCGTGTTCGCGACGATCACCGGCGTTTCCTCCGCACTCATCGGCGAGCTTGGCGACCCTGAAGGCGCCTCAAATATTGGCGCGCTCATCCCCTTCTTCATGATGGTGCTGATGGCTAAGGGCTTCATCATCGCAACACCCTTCATCGTCCGTGCGATCTCGGGAAACATCATGATGCCCGCCCTCTCCGGTGGCCTCGGCGGCGGCTACAGCTTCGCGCGCGCCGCCATGGGCAGCCAGCAGGCCTACAACCGCTACCTTATCGGTGGGGCGAGTGGCGCGGAGTATGCAGCCCTTAGGGCTCGGCAGTTCTTCGGGGTACAGCAGATGCCACTGCGGCAGGGGATGGGGCAGACGGGTCAGGGAAGCGGCACAGGGTCACCGGGTGCCGGGTCCCAGATGCTGGCGCAACTGGCTCGGTTGGGAAGGCTGGGGCGGAGATGA
- a CDS encoding UvrD-helicase domain-containing protein, which translates to MLVLPDDWRPQGVDELEPGAWQALRETDRSVCVTAGAGAGKTEFLAQKAAYLLQTGICLPPKCILAISFKRDAAQTLKARVGKRCPPDQARRFHSLTFDAFTKNMLDRFRAAIPQPFGPPRNYEIGFPRRDDLEDFLTRSGRRDIGWQKFEKAIARAPLPFDAEGIPPAWRELLHTYWQEQLERPTGTLLSFAMINRLVDYLLRENPAIRRALQLTYPFVFLDEFQDTTYAQYDLVKSAFHGSDAVFTAVGDDKQRIMGWAGAMDNAFQEFASDFNAVNGALRFNWRSHADLVAIQQVIAERIDPNVEDVEARGQRAVDGQVAALWRFDTREQEAQQIAAWIDREIEHGILEPHDCAILVRMRADDVEAELTDVFAAQGLKIRNLARSVGGIAIQELLAEELTGIFIPLLRLGTGERSPGAWNATQEQLQALFAIDTGDERAQERLQRSIEEFSSTLRAAMRDNEQNGESAANVFQIALEFVGADRLRQAFPAYRRDADFERVRTGFITLFCECAEAVDAWSDALDRFEGIGQVPLMTIHKSKGLEFHTMIFFGLDAQTWWSLSPGRDEELNSFFVAFTRAMQRAFFAYCSERGQAIGWLENMLLPAGLERVDGLLHLAVGDE; encoded by the coding sequence ATGTTGGTGCTTCCCGATGATTGGAGGCCTCAGGGCGTCGACGAACTCGAGCCGGGCGCGTGGCAAGCGCTGCGCGAAACGGACCGAAGCGTATGCGTTACCGCCGGCGCAGGCGCGGGCAAGACAGAATTCCTAGCGCAAAAAGCAGCATACCTCCTGCAAACTGGCATCTGTCTGCCGCCCAAATGCATCCTGGCCATCAGCTTTAAAAGGGATGCTGCACAGACGCTCAAGGCGCGCGTAGGCAAGCGTTGTCCGCCCGATCAGGCGCGCCGTTTTCACTCGCTTACCTTCGATGCGTTCACCAAAAATATGTTAGACCGCTTTCGGGCCGCGATCCCTCAACCCTTTGGGCCGCCCCGCAACTATGAAATTGGGTTTCCGCGGCGCGATGATTTGGAGGACTTCCTCACCCGGAGCGGTCGGCGTGACATCGGCTGGCAAAAATTCGAAAAGGCGATCGCACGCGCGCCGCTTCCGTTCGATGCGGAGGGAATACCACCGGCTTGGCGCGAGCTACTTCATACTTATTGGCAGGAGCAATTGGAGCGTCCAACCGGTACGTTGCTCTCGTTTGCCATGATTAACAGACTTGTCGATTATTTGCTGCGCGAGAACCCCGCGATACGGCGTGCCCTGCAGCTCACCTATCCCTTCGTTTTCCTCGATGAATTCCAAGATACGACATATGCACAATATGATCTGGTGAAGAGTGCTTTTCATGGCAGTGATGCCGTTTTCACAGCCGTCGGCGACGACAAGCAACGCATTATGGGCTGGGCCGGGGCGATGGACAACGCCTTTCAGGAATTTGCTTCTGACTTCAATGCAGTGAACGGAGCGCTACGCTTTAACTGGCGGTCTCATGCGGATCTGGTCGCCATTCAACAGGTGATTGCGGAGCGCATCGATCCAAACGTAGAAGACGTTGAAGCCAGGGGGCAGCGCGCCGTCGACGGTCAGGTCGCTGCGCTTTGGCGTTTCGATACACGCGAGCAGGAAGCACAGCAAATCGCGGCTTGGATCGATAGAGAAATTGAGCACGGCATTCTGGAGCCGCATGATTGCGCCATTCTCGTGCGTATGCGCGCCGACGATGTTGAAGCCGAACTGACGGACGTATTTGCAGCGCAAGGCCTGAAGATCAGAAACTTGGCGCGTAGTGTTGGTGGAATTGCGATTCAGGAACTACTTGCCGAAGAACTGACAGGTATCTTTATACCGCTCTTGAGGCTCGGTACTGGTGAACGTAGCCCGGGTGCCTGGAACGCCACTCAAGAACAGCTGCAAGCGCTATTCGCCATCGATACTGGCGATGAACGAGCCCAGGAGCGGCTGCAGCGAAGTATTGAAGAATTCTCCTCCACTTTGCGTGCGGCTATGCGCGATAACGAACAGAATGGCGAGAGCGCGGCAAATGTGTTTCAGATCGCCCTTGAATTTGTCGGTGCCGATCGGCTGCGCCAGGCTTTTCCCGCCTATAGACGGGACGCGGACTTCGAACGGGTACGGACAGGGTTCATCACGCTGTTTTGCGAATGCGCCGAAGCTGTGGACGCTTGGTCAGACGCTCTCGATCGCTTCGAAGGCATAGGCCAGGTGCCACTTATGACGATCCACAAAAGCAAGGGTCTTGAGTTTCACACAATGATCTTCTTTGGTCTCGATGCACAGACTTGGTGGAGCCTTTCACCCGGACGGGATGAAGAGCTGAATTCCTTCTTTGTCGCCTTCACGCGTGCCATGCAAAGGGCCTTCTTCGCTTATTGCAGTGAGCGCGGACAAGCGATCGGATGGCTTGAAAACATGTTGCTGCCGGCCGGTCTGGAGCGGGTCGACGGGCTCCTGCACCTTGCGGTTGGAGATGAATAG
- a CDS encoding DUF4177 domain-containing protein produces MKTFEYDILSFPMTRKTSLTDMQASLNAKGAEGWEVVSISSSEFANVGHTVFLKRETTIIGATE; encoded by the coding sequence ATGAAGACATTTGAATACGACATCCTGTCCTTTCCCATGACCCGAAAAACCAGTCTCACCGACATGCAGGCCAGCCTGAACGCGAAGGGGGCCGAAGGCTGGGAGGTCGTGTCGATCAGCTCCTCGGAATTCGCCAATGTCGGCCACACAGTTTTCCTGAAGCGCGAAACCACTATCATCGGAGCCACGGAATGA
- a CDS encoding DUF4365 domain-containing protein, with protein sequence MNKKVTTSQRIGEIGEKAANLQFLRIGFQFDGRSRLEAGIDGIAEVMDDDQPTAKMIAVQVKATERGSYVGETNAGFTYRVRASDFDYWRGSNLPVILVLYRQLDDTFFWKSLENLVGEAERTLQFDKERDVLDGRAKDRLAALTVAKQGHGYYVPPLGGGEDAIINMVPLQLPEEIFVAQTQLSTQKALARMNKVREGQRYDWMIDETSLWTFCDPLTTPVRDLVERDQVERIETDFLAQHDAVDQQHKFAGLLRHTLAHDFRDLLGWDRKKKQFYFLPTPGGVARKFRYLGAKQKTQADVVSVYQKSKGEGPIDYVRHHSFHPRFERLADQWYLIINPSYYFTSDGARALNYPDALLSGKKRLDTNSTVRGQVIMWHRLLSGLEFEDAGELLAPDTKTDRIIKFGDPPSIELPKSVPEDVWGAKAQKSRKPSGSNEQGSFDL encoded by the coding sequence GTGAATAAGAAAGTTACAACCAGCCAGCGAATTGGCGAAATCGGGGAGAAGGCGGCTAATCTTCAATTCTTGCGAATTGGGTTCCAATTCGATGGGCGTTCGCGGTTGGAAGCAGGGATAGACGGCATCGCTGAGGTGATGGACGATGATCAGCCGACTGCGAAGATGATTGCCGTTCAGGTCAAGGCTACTGAGCGTGGCAGCTATGTCGGCGAGACGAACGCCGGTTTCACCTATCGTGTCCGCGCTTCAGATTTCGACTATTGGCGTGGCTCCAACCTACCCGTCATCCTAGTTCTCTACAGGCAATTAGATGACACATTCTTCTGGAAGTCGCTCGAAAACCTCGTTGGCGAGGCCGAACGCACATTGCAGTTCGACAAGGAGCGCGACGTCTTGGACGGACGTGCGAAGGATCGCCTCGCTGCCCTGACCGTCGCCAAGCAAGGACACGGTTACTACGTCCCGCCACTTGGGGGAGGGGAGGACGCGATCATCAACATGGTGCCATTGCAGCTTCCTGAGGAAATCTTCGTCGCACAGACACAGCTCTCCACCCAGAAGGCGCTCGCCCGGATGAATAAGGTCCGGGAAGGCCAACGGTACGATTGGATGATCGATGAAACCTCGCTTTGGACATTCTGCGACCCGCTAACCACACCCGTTCGCGACCTAGTTGAGCGGGATCAGGTCGAACGGATCGAAACCGACTTTCTGGCACAACACGACGCCGTAGATCAGCAGCACAAATTTGCGGGCCTGTTGCGACATACTCTGGCGCATGACTTTCGGGATTTGCTTGGATGGGACCGAAAGAAAAAGCAGTTCTACTTCTTGCCGACACCTGGAGGCGTCGCGCGCAAGTTTCGCTATCTTGGTGCGAAGCAGAAGACACAGGCCGACGTTGTCAGCGTCTATCAGAAGTCGAAGGGGGAGGGGCCCATCGACTATGTGCGGCACCATTCATTCCATCCCCGGTTCGAGCGCTTGGCGGACCAATGGTACCTGATCATCAACCCATCCTACTACTTCACTTCGGATGGAGCGCGCGCGCTCAACTATCCGGATGCCTTGTTGTCCGGGAAGAAGCGCCTCGACACAAACAGCACCGTTCGAGGCCAGGTGATCATGTGGCATCGATTGCTGTCAGGTCTGGAATTTGAAGATGCCGGCGAACTGCTGGCACCCGACACCAAGACGGATCGTATCATCAAGTTTGGTGACCCGCCTTCCATCGAACTGCCGAAGAGTGTGCCCGAGGACGTGTGGGGCGCGAAGGCGCAAAAGTCGAGGAAGCCGTCCGGCTCGAATGAACAAGGCAGCTTCGACCTATGA
- a CDS encoding ATP-dependent nuclease yields MKIDTLFIRNFRCFGAEAETLRFENGVTALVGGNGAGKTAALQALARLFGVSSAERQIQTRDFHLRPDQTELDPGATLSIECILSFPELDGLDEAAAADAVPDFFNHMAATGPGEPLKARMRLQAVWTDDGTPDGTVEEDIRWIGTLGDDYDWDECQRVAAVDRGTIQLVYVPATRNPADRVTDLLKGRLWRAAKWSDRLSKTTERGAKLIQKRFEREAPAEFIVERLTKRWRQVHEADTDTTPVLRLVESRLEELVRRVEFAFHPDEAGRERALVDLSDGQRSLFHIALTAATLETEKDALRLAAADSPFDQEKLRRAHLTILAIEEPENSLSPFFLSRIMNQARDIGALSSAQVLISSHSASILSRIKPDEVRYFRLDTTSRASSVKSLTLPDDATEAGKYVRLAVRAYPELYFARFVILGEGDSERIVLPLLAEAMGVPLDPSFVPVVPLGGRHVDHFWRLLDALKIPHATLIDLDLGRSHGGANTIRATVGSLAEIGNDLSNNLNVMMEVVELANLPALSDEEMTDGFAENNWMQALKDEGVFFSDPLDLDFAMLAAFPDAYKELDPGAHGPDDSEEALERKKAATLKKDGNAGLYDPEWDDCFIWYPYLFLSRSKPETHLAAINRIPKADLAANAPPELCALVQYVKMKLGLENGAD; encoded by the coding sequence ATGAAGATTGACACACTTTTTATACGGAACTTCCGATGCTTCGGCGCAGAGGCTGAAACTCTCAGGTTTGAGAACGGGGTTACGGCATTGGTTGGCGGAAACGGAGCCGGAAAAACGGCGGCGCTTCAGGCGTTAGCACGGCTTTTTGGTGTCTCAAGTGCAGAAAGACAGATCCAGACACGCGATTTTCATCTTAGGCCTGACCAAACCGAGCTCGATCCTGGAGCGACGCTGTCGATCGAGTGTATCCTGTCCTTCCCAGAATTAGACGGTCTTGACGAGGCGGCGGCGGCCGACGCCGTGCCGGATTTTTTCAACCATATGGCAGCAACCGGCCCTGGAGAACCGCTTAAAGCGCGCATGCGCCTGCAGGCAGTCTGGACGGATGACGGAACGCCCGATGGTACGGTGGAAGAGGACATTCGCTGGATTGGTACGCTCGGTGATGATTACGATTGGGATGAGTGCCAAAGGGTCGCCGCCGTTGATCGTGGCACCATCCAACTTGTTTATGTGCCGGCGACCCGTAATCCGGCGGATCGTGTCACTGATTTGCTTAAGGGGCGTTTGTGGCGGGCTGCGAAATGGTCGGATCGCCTGTCCAAGACGACCGAGCGCGGAGCCAAGCTCATCCAGAAGCGTTTTGAGCGCGAAGCACCCGCAGAATTCATCGTCGAGCGGCTTACGAAGCGCTGGCGGCAGGTCCACGAAGCCGACACAGATACGACGCCAGTGCTCAGACTTGTGGAAAGTCGGCTCGAGGAACTGGTCAGGCGCGTCGAATTTGCATTCCATCCCGATGAGGCCGGTCGCGAGCGGGCGCTTGTCGACCTAAGCGACGGTCAACGCTCTCTGTTTCATATAGCTCTAACTGCGGCGACGCTTGAAACCGAAAAAGATGCTCTGCGACTGGCCGCTGCCGATAGCCCGTTCGATCAGGAAAAGCTGCGGCGTGCTCATCTTACGATTCTGGCCATCGAAGAACCGGAAAACAGCCTGTCGCCGTTCTTCCTCTCTCGCATTATGAACCAAGCGCGCGACATCGGAGCGCTCAGCTCGGCGCAAGTACTGATCTCTAGCCACAGCGCTAGCATTTTGAGCCGTATCAAGCCGGACGAGGTGCGCTACTTCCGGCTCGATACGACCAGCAGGGCCTCATCGGTGAAATCTTTGACGCTACCTGACGATGCGACCGAGGCGGGTAAGTATGTCCGGCTCGCCGTGCGGGCGTATCCGGAGCTCTACTTCGCGCGGTTCGTCATCCTCGGCGAGGGGGACTCCGAACGAATTGTGTTGCCTCTGCTCGCGGAGGCGATGGGCGTCCCTCTTGATCCTTCTTTCGTGCCTGTTGTGCCGCTCGGCGGTCGCCATGTCGATCACTTTTGGCGGCTTCTTGACGCGCTGAAGATACCGCATGCAACGCTGATTGATCTCGACCTGGGGCGCTCACATGGCGGTGCGAACACGATAAGGGCGACCGTCGGATCGCTCGCCGAAATTGGAAACGATCTCAGCAACAACTTGAATGTGATGATGGAAGTGGTCGAGCTCGCCAACCTTCCTGCCCTGTCCGACGAAGAGATGACTGATGGATTTGCTGAAAACAACTGGATGCAGGCGCTGAAAGACGAAGGTGTTTTTTTCTCCGATCCACTCGATCTGGACTTCGCGATGCTCGCGGCATTTCCAGACGCCTATAAGGAGCTCGATCCGGGCGCGCACGGTCCTGACGACAGTGAAGAGGCCTTGGAGCGCAAGAAAGCCGCCACTCTCAAAAAGGACGGGAACGCTGGTCTCTACGATCCTGAGTGGGATGATTGCTTTATCTGGTATCCATACCTGTTCTTGAGCCGAAGCAAGCCTGAAACGCATCTGGCCGCGATTAATCGCATTCCGAAGGCAGATCTTGCCGCAAACGCTCCGCCTGAACTGTGCGCGCTGGTTCAATATGTCAAAATGAAGCTCGGTCTCGAGAACGGCGCAGATTGA